One stretch of Streptomyces sp. NBC_01363 DNA includes these proteins:
- the acs gene encoding acetate--CoA ligase gives MPRDTTDTLGMGDVVSNESLANLLREERRFAPPADLAANANVKAEAYEQAEADRLGFWAEQARRLTWATEPTETLDWSNPPFAKWFADGKLNVAYNCVDRHVEAGNGDRVAIHFEGEPGDGRAITYAQLKDEVSRAANALIELGVGKGDRVAVYLPMIPEAAIAMLACARIGAAHSVVFGGFSADAIAARIQDADAKVVITADGGYRRGKPSALKPAVDDAVSRIDSVEHVLVVQRTGQETAWTEGRDVWWHEITGRQSAEHTPEAFEAEQPLFILYTSGTTGKPKGILHTSGGYLTQAAYTHNAVFDLKPETDVFWCTADIGWVTGHSYIVYGPLANGATQVMYEGTPDSPHQGRFWEIVQKYGVTILYTAPTAIRTFMKWGDDIPAKFDLSSLRILGSVGEPINPEAWMWYRKHIGADKCPIVDTWWQTETGAMMISPLPGVTETKPGSAQRALPGISATVVDDEANEVPNGGGGYLVLTEPWPSMLRTIWGDDQRFIDTYWSRFEGKYFAGDGAKKDEDGDIWLLGRVDDVMLVSGHNISTTEVESALVSHSSVAEAAVVGAADETTGQSIVAFVILRGTADASDELVAELRNHVGATLGPIAKPKRILPVAELPKTRSGKIMRRLLRDVAENRELGDVTTLTDSSVMTLIQTQLPSSSSED, from the coding sequence ATGCCCCGGGACACAACGGACACCCTGGGAATGGGAGATGTCGTGAGCAACGAAAGCTTGGCCAATCTGCTTCGTGAGGAGCGGCGGTTCGCACCGCCTGCCGATCTGGCCGCGAACGCCAACGTCAAGGCGGAGGCGTACGAGCAGGCCGAGGCGGACCGGCTGGGCTTCTGGGCCGAGCAGGCCCGTCGCCTGACCTGGGCCACGGAGCCGACCGAGACGCTCGACTGGAGCAACCCGCCCTTCGCGAAGTGGTTCGCGGACGGCAAGCTCAACGTCGCGTACAACTGCGTGGACCGCCACGTCGAGGCCGGCAACGGCGACCGGGTCGCCATCCACTTCGAGGGCGAGCCCGGCGACGGCCGCGCCATCACCTACGCACAGCTCAAGGACGAGGTCTCCCGGGCCGCCAACGCGCTCATCGAGCTCGGTGTCGGCAAGGGCGACCGGGTCGCCGTCTATCTGCCGATGATCCCCGAGGCCGCCATCGCGATGCTGGCCTGCGCCCGCATCGGCGCCGCGCACTCGGTGGTCTTCGGCGGCTTCTCCGCCGACGCCATCGCGGCCCGCATCCAGGACGCGGACGCCAAGGTCGTCATCACCGCCGACGGCGGCTACCGCCGCGGCAAGCCGTCCGCGCTCAAGCCCGCCGTGGACGACGCCGTCTCCCGTATCGACAGCGTCGAGCACGTCCTCGTGGTGCAGCGCACCGGCCAGGAAACCGCGTGGACCGAGGGCCGCGACGTCTGGTGGCACGAGATCACCGGCCGGCAGTCCGCCGAGCACACCCCCGAGGCCTTCGAGGCGGAGCAGCCGCTCTTCATCCTCTACACCTCCGGCACGACGGGCAAGCCGAAGGGCATCCTGCACACCTCCGGCGGCTACCTGACGCAGGCGGCGTACACCCACAACGCCGTCTTCGACCTCAAGCCGGAGACCGACGTCTTCTGGTGCACCGCCGACATCGGCTGGGTGACCGGCCACTCGTACATCGTCTACGGCCCGCTGGCCAACGGCGCGACGCAGGTCATGTACGAGGGCACGCCCGACTCCCCGCACCAGGGGCGTTTCTGGGAGATCGTGCAGAAGTACGGCGTCACGATCCTCTACACCGCGCCGACCGCGATCCGCACGTTCATGAAGTGGGGTGACGACATCCCCGCCAAGTTCGATCTGAGCAGTCTCCGGATCCTCGGTTCGGTCGGTGAGCCGATCAACCCCGAGGCGTGGATGTGGTACCGCAAGCACATCGGCGCCGACAAGTGCCCGATCGTGGACACCTGGTGGCAGACCGAGACCGGCGCGATGATGATCTCGCCGCTGCCGGGCGTGACGGAGACCAAGCCGGGCAGCGCCCAGCGCGCCCTGCCCGGTATCTCGGCCACGGTCGTCGACGACGAGGCCAATGAGGTTCCGAACGGCGGGGGCGGCTACCTCGTCCTCACCGAGCCGTGGCCGTCGATGCTCCGCACCATCTGGGGCGACGACCAGCGCTTCATCGACACCTACTGGTCGCGCTTCGAGGGCAAGTACTTCGCGGGCGACGGCGCCAAGAAGGACGAGGACGGCGACATCTGGCTGCTCGGCCGGGTCGACGACGTGATGCTCGTGTCCGGGCACAACATCTCGACCACCGAGGTCGAGTCGGCGCTCGTGTCGCACTCCTCGGTCGCCGAGGCAGCCGTGGTCGGTGCCGCCGACGAGACGACCGGCCAGTCCATCGTCGCCTTCGTGATCCTGCGCGGTACGGCCGACGCCTCCGACGAGCTCGTCGCCGAGCTGCGCAACCACGTCGGTGCCACGCTCGGCCCGATCGCCAAGCCGAAGCGGATCCTGCCGGTCGCCGAGCTGCCGAAGACCCGCTCGGGCAAGATCATGCGGCGTCTGTTGCGCGATGTCGCCGAGAACCGCGAGCTGGGCGACGTCACGACGCTCACCGACTCCTCGGTCATGACCCTCATCCAGACCCAGCTGCCGTCGTCCTCCTCCGAGGACTGA
- a CDS encoding SulP family inorganic anion transporter, producing the protein MSACVPTRHNRTSRSSRPLRASGVKRPHSPPPPRGGRFRIAGADLSASITVFLLAVPMSLGLAVAMDAPLEAGLISAAIGGIVAGLLGGTPLQVSGPSAGLTVVTAELIQIYGWRTTCAITIGAGLLQILLGSLRAARSALAVSPAIVHGTLAGIGVAIALAQLHIVLGGSPQSSAVANALALPDQLGRVGPAAPLIGMLTITVLVLWPRIPGRIGRAVRRIPAALAAVVTATAVAAIVAPGIARVDLPSWRSHALPEMPHGPVLALATAVFTVMLVASLESLLAAVAVDKLSAAPSPSTSATSPGSPDSPAPPASPTPPARRSDLDRELRAQGIANTLSGLVGGLAVSGGAVRSSANVRAGATGRASTVLHGVWVLLATGLLVTVLEWIPLAALAALVMMVGIQMVSFAHIRNVHKHREFLVYGATITGVVLFGVLKGVAIGIAVAVAVALHRLARTRITVTDQGGQHLVVVRGQLTFLAVPRLSRTLGQLPQGGDAVVELDGFFMDHAAYEAIQDWSTAQTAHGGRVVFTGRSGGRIAEPASAAHSCCRPWTPWRNHHCHDGPGPVPEADHGLDTPFIGAHPGTGHLGTSHDTTHSTSTPTPTATFTPDRALSPAPTSGPGPEPTPGPAPAAHRLPGRTADSHSGTARRVGGNRLISGLSSFQRNTAPLVREELARLAVEGQRPSQLFITCADSRLVTSMITASGPGDLFTVRNVGNLVPLPNAESGDDSVGAAIEYAVDVLRVESITVCGHSGCGAMQALLGNRPGPESPPTSLWRWLRHGLPSLERMASRHHAWARISGRLPTDALEQLCLTNVVQQLDHLRAHESVSRRLAEGTLRLHGMYFHVGEAQAYLLTEGASSGLELDEVFDRVGPGDPAGSGELERTGV; encoded by the coding sequence ATGTCTGCTTGCGTCCCCACTCGTCACAACCGCACATCCCGCAGTTCGCGCCCACTGCGCGCCTCGGGAGTCAAACGACCACACAGTCCGCCGCCACCGCGCGGTGGGCGATTCCGCATCGCGGGCGCCGATCTGTCCGCATCGATCACGGTCTTCCTGCTCGCCGTCCCCATGTCGCTCGGTCTCGCCGTCGCCATGGACGCCCCGTTGGAAGCCGGCCTCATCTCCGCCGCGATCGGCGGCATCGTCGCCGGACTGCTCGGCGGCACCCCTCTCCAGGTCAGCGGCCCGTCCGCCGGACTGACCGTGGTCACGGCCGAATTGATCCAGATCTATGGATGGCGCACCACCTGCGCGATCACCATCGGCGCCGGGCTTCTGCAGATCCTGCTGGGCTCACTGCGGGCGGCACGCAGCGCCCTCGCCGTCAGCCCCGCCATCGTCCACGGCACCCTCGCCGGCATCGGCGTGGCCATCGCACTCGCCCAGCTGCACATCGTGCTCGGCGGCTCGCCGCAGAGTTCAGCCGTCGCCAACGCCCTGGCGCTCCCCGACCAGTTGGGCCGAGTGGGCCCGGCCGCCCCGCTCATCGGCATGCTGACCATCACCGTCCTGGTCCTGTGGCCGCGGATTCCGGGCCGGATCGGGCGCGCTGTACGACGGATTCCGGCCGCTCTCGCCGCGGTGGTGACCGCTACGGCGGTGGCTGCGATCGTCGCCCCCGGAATCGCCCGGGTCGATCTGCCGTCCTGGCGCTCGCACGCCTTGCCGGAGATGCCGCACGGCCCCGTACTCGCCCTGGCCACGGCCGTGTTCACGGTGATGCTGGTGGCCAGCCTGGAGTCGCTGCTCGCCGCGGTGGCCGTGGACAAGCTGTCGGCCGCGCCCTCGCCCTCGACTTCGGCCACATCGCCCGGCTCACCCGACTCGCCCGCACCGCCCGCCTCGCCCACACCGCCCGCCAGACGCTCCGATCTCGACCGTGAGCTGCGCGCCCAAGGCATCGCCAACACCCTGTCCGGACTGGTGGGCGGGCTGGCCGTGTCCGGCGGAGCGGTGCGCAGCTCGGCGAACGTACGCGCCGGGGCGACCGGGCGTGCCTCCACCGTGCTGCACGGCGTCTGGGTGCTGCTCGCCACCGGGCTGTTGGTCACCGTGCTGGAGTGGATCCCGCTGGCCGCGCTCGCCGCACTGGTGATGATGGTCGGTATCCAGATGGTGAGTTTCGCCCACATCCGCAACGTCCATAAGCACCGCGAATTCCTGGTGTACGGGGCGACGATCACCGGCGTGGTCCTCTTCGGCGTACTGAAGGGTGTGGCGATCGGCATCGCGGTGGCGGTGGCGGTCGCCCTGCACCGGCTGGCCCGGACCCGGATCACGGTTACCGATCAGGGCGGACAGCATCTGGTCGTCGTACGAGGGCAGTTGACGTTCCTCGCGGTTCCCCGGCTCAGCCGTACGCTGGGCCAGCTGCCCCAGGGCGGGGATGCCGTCGTCGAACTGGACGGCTTCTTCATGGACCATGCGGCGTACGAGGCGATCCAGGACTGGAGCACTGCCCAGACCGCCCACGGCGGCAGGGTCGTGTTCACCGGCAGGTCCGGTGGCCGGATCGCCGAGCCCGCCTCGGCGGCACACTCCTGCTGCCGCCCCTGGACACCATGGCGCAACCATCACTGCCACGACGGGCCCGGCCCTGTACCCGAAGCCGACCACGGCCTCGACACTCCCTTCATCGGCGCCCACCCCGGAACCGGCCACCTCGGCACATCCCACGACACGACCCACAGCACTTCCACACCCACGCCCACAGCCACATTCACGCCTGACCGCGCCCTCTCCCCTGCCCCCACCTCCGGTCCCGGCCCCGAGCCCACCCCTGGCCCGGCCCCCGCAGCCCACCGCCTTCCCGGCCGAACGGCCGACTCGCACTCCGGCACTGCCCGCCGGGTCGGCGGCAATCGGCTGATCAGCGGCCTGAGTTCGTTCCAGCGCAACACCGCTCCGCTGGTGCGCGAGGAGCTGGCACGGCTGGCCGTCGAGGGTCAGCGCCCGTCCCAGCTCTTCATCACCTGCGCAGACTCCCGCCTGGTCACCAGCATGATCACGGCGAGCGGCCCGGGTGACCTGTTCACCGTGCGCAACGTCGGCAATCTGGTGCCCCTGCCGAACGCCGAGTCGGGTGACGACTCGGTCGGCGCAGCGATCGAGTACGCGGTGGACGTACTGAGGGTGGAGTCCATCACCGTCTGCGGGCACTCCGGCTGCGGAGCGATGCAGGCACTGCTCGGCAATAGACCGGGCCCGGAATCTCCGCCCACGTCCCTGTGGCGGTGGCTGAGACATGGGCTGCCGAGCCTGGAGCGGATGGCGTCCCGGCACCACGCCTGGGCCCGGATCTCCGGACGGCTGCCGACCGATGCGCTGGAGCAGCTCTGCCTCACCAATGTGGTCCAGCAGCTGGACCATCTGCGGGCTCACGAATCGGTGTCGCGGCGGCTCGCCGAAGGTACGCTCCGGCTGCACGGCATGTACTTCCATGTGGGCGAGGCGCAGGCCTATCTGCTGACCGAGGGGGCGAGCAGCGGGCTGGAGCTCGACGAGGTCTTCGACCGCGTGGGCCCCGGCGATCCCGCCGGTTCCGGTGAGTTGGAACGGACCGGCGTCTGA
- a CDS encoding ATP-binding protein gives MKIAFVGKGGSGKTTLSSLFIRHLAANEAHVVAVDADINQHLGAALGLDDQEAAALPAMGAHLPLIKEYLRGSNPRIASGETMIKTTPPGEGSRLLRVREDNPIYDACARAVRLDDGEIRLMATGPFTESDLGVACYHSKVGAVELCLNHLVDGPDDYVVVDMTAGSDSFASGMFTRFDMTFLVAEPTRKGVSVYRQYKEYARDFGVALKVIGNKVQGEDDLEFLRAEVGDDLLVSVGHSDWVRAMEKGRPARFELLEADNRMALQALQDAAEDSYEQRDWGRYTRQMVHFHLKNAESWGNEKTGADLAAQVDPAFVLDERYAQDGAAQPA, from the coding sequence ATGAAGATCGCTTTCGTGGGGAAGGGCGGCAGCGGCAAGACGACGCTGTCCTCGCTCTTCATCCGCCACCTCGCCGCCAATGAAGCCCATGTCGTCGCGGTGGACGCCGACATCAACCAGCACCTCGGGGCCGCGCTCGGCCTCGACGACCAGGAGGCCGCCGCGCTGCCCGCCATGGGAGCGCACCTGCCTCTGATCAAGGAGTATCTGCGCGGCAGCAACCCCCGTATCGCCTCCGGCGAGACGATGATCAAGACGACTCCGCCCGGCGAGGGCTCCCGGCTGCTGCGGGTCCGCGAGGACAACCCGATCTATGACGCGTGCGCCCGTGCGGTCCGGCTCGACGACGGGGAGATCCGGCTGATGGCCACCGGGCCGTTCACCGAGTCGGATCTGGGCGTGGCCTGCTACCACTCCAAGGTCGGCGCGGTCGAGCTCTGCCTCAACCATCTCGTCGACGGTCCCGACGACTATGTCGTCGTTGACATGACAGCGGGTTCGGACTCCTTCGCCTCGGGGATGTTCACCCGCTTCGACATGACGTTCCTGGTCGCGGAACCGACCCGTAAGGGCGTCTCGGTCTATCGCCAGTACAAGGAGTACGCGCGGGACTTCGGGGTCGCGCTGAAGGTCATCGGCAACAAGGTGCAGGGCGAGGACGATCTGGAGTTCCTGCGCGCCGAGGTGGGCGACGACCTGCTGGTCAGCGTCGGGCACTCCGACTGGGTACGGGCGATGGAGAAAGGCCGCCCTGCTCGCTTCGAGCTGCTGGAGGCGGACAACCGGATGGCCCTGCAGGCGTTGCAGGATGCCGCGGAGGACTCGTACGAGCAGCGGGACTGGGGGCGCTACACGCGGCAGATGGTGCATTTCCATCTGAAGAACGCGGAGAGCTGGGGCAACGAGAAGACGGGCGCCGACCTGGCCGCCCAGGTCGACCCCGCCTTCGTTCTCGACGAGCGGTACGCGCAGGACGGCGCTGCTCAGCCCGCCTGA
- a CDS encoding oxidoreductase — protein sequence MSTTSSDPLAALGTLPGVADAVDSVRKAVDRVYGHRVMRRRSNEVTAEAALRGARGSAALSGADWNLEEVRRRTDFSGDGEPHVVGAALRLTAEAGQLLSIWRQSPLRVLARLHLVAAGGAAPDDAVGRPRLAGEPVDEPLIEAPLPDADEVAGRLEGLSGLILSGTSAPALVMAAVVHGELLALRPFGSYNGLVARTAERIVLIGSGLDPKSICPAEVGHAELGRAAYVAAFEGYLSGTPDGMAAWITHCGRSVELGVRESTAVCEALQRGAA from the coding sequence ATGAGTACGACTTCCTCTGATCCGCTCGCCGCCCTCGGCACCCTGCCGGGCGTCGCCGATGCGGTGGACTCCGTACGTAAGGCCGTCGACCGGGTCTACGGTCACCGCGTCATGCGACGCCGCAGCAATGAGGTCACCGCGGAAGCGGCGCTGCGCGGCGCCCGTGGCTCGGCGGCGCTGTCGGGAGCAGACTGGAATCTGGAGGAGGTGCGCCGGCGTACCGACTTCAGTGGTGATGGTGAGCCGCATGTGGTCGGGGCGGCCCTGAGGCTGACTGCCGAAGCGGGTCAACTGCTCTCCATCTGGCGGCAGTCACCGCTGCGGGTGCTGGCACGGCTGCATCTGGTCGCGGCCGGCGGGGCGGCACCGGACGATGCTGTCGGTCGGCCGAGGCTGGCGGGCGAGCCTGTGGACGAGCCGCTGATCGAGGCGCCGCTGCCGGATGCCGACGAGGTGGCCGGACGGCTGGAGGGACTCTCCGGGCTGATTCTTTCGGGTACTTCGGCGCCTGCGCTCGTGATGGCGGCGGTCGTGCACGGTGAACTGCTGGCACTGCGCCCCTTCGGCTCGTACAACGGCCTCGTGGCGCGGACCGCCGAGCGGATCGTGCTGATCGGGAGCGGCCTCGATCCCAAATCGATCTGCCCCGCCGAGGTGGGCCATGCCGAACTGGGGCGGGCGGCGTACGTCGCGGCGTTCGAGGGTTATCTCTCGGGAACGCCGGACGGGATGGCGGCCTGGATCACGCACTGCGGACGCTCCGTGGAGCTGGGTGTCAGGGAGTCGACGGCGGTGTGCGAGGCGCTGCAGCGCGGAGCCGCGTAA
- a CDS encoding HAD family phosphatase yields MLCLVENRFLPRTAAFFDLDKTVIAKSSTLTFSKSFYQGGLINRRAVLRTAYAQFVFLAGGADHDQMERMREYLSALCKGWNVQQVKEIVAETLHDLIDPIIYDEAATLIEEHHTAGRDVVIVSTSGAEVVEPIGELLGADRVVATRMVVGDDGCFTGEVEYYAYGPTKAEAIRALAVSEGYDLSRCYAYSDSATDVPMLESVGHPHAVNPDRALRREATLREWPILVFDRPVRLKQRLPTLSLPPRPALVAAAAVGAAAVTAGLVWYTSRRRATTGSA; encoded by the coding sequence ATGCTCTGCCTTGTGGAAAACCGCTTCTTGCCGCGCACAGCCGCCTTCTTTGACCTGGACAAGACGGTCATTGCGAAGTCTTCGACACTGACCTTCAGCAAGTCCTTCTACCAAGGCGGACTGATCAACCGCCGCGCTGTACTGCGCACTGCGTACGCACAGTTCGTGTTCCTTGCCGGGGGTGCGGATCACGACCAGATGGAGCGGATGCGGGAATATCTCTCGGCGCTCTGCAAGGGCTGGAACGTCCAGCAGGTGAAGGAAATCGTCGCCGAGACCCTGCACGATCTGATCGACCCCATCATCTACGACGAAGCGGCAACGCTCATCGAGGAGCACCACACCGCCGGACGCGATGTGGTGATCGTTTCGACCTCGGGCGCCGAGGTCGTCGAACCGATCGGCGAGCTGCTCGGCGCCGACCGGGTCGTCGCCACCCGAATGGTCGTCGGCGACGACGGCTGCTTCACCGGCGAAGTCGAGTACTACGCGTACGGGCCGACCAAGGCCGAGGCGATCAGGGCCCTCGCGGTGTCGGAGGGGTATGACCTCTCACGCTGTTACGCCTACAGCGACTCCGCCACGGATGTACCCATGCTGGAGTCGGTCGGCCATCCGCACGCGGTCAATCCGGATCGCGCACTGCGGCGCGAAGCAACCCTGCGCGAGTGGCCGATTCTCGTCTTCGATCGACCGGTCCGGCTCAAGCAGCGGCTGCCCACGCTCTCGCTGCCGCCACGTCCGGCATTGGTCGCGGCGGCAGCAGTGGGCGCAGCCGCCGTCACGGCAGGGCTGGTCTGGTACACCTCCCGCCGGCGCGCCACCACGGGCTCCGCCTGA
- the ssd gene encoding septum site-determining protein Ssd, which translates to MTEDVELLDDLLRLCAAAGAEPEVHHSLPENRGSWEQAPMVLVGDDAAQRCRGAVRRRGVMLVGRDQDAPDVWRRAVEIGAEYVLRLPDSEGWLVDQIANAAEGVGRPALTVGVIGGRGGSGASTLACALAVTAARAGRRTMLIDGDPLGGGIDVLLGGERAEGMRWPDFAHSKGRVGGGALEESLPALHGLRVLSWGRDDWVAIPPQAIRAVLAAARRLGGVVVVDLPRRVDESVAEALAQLDLGLLVVPGELRAVAAAKRVASMAGMVLDDLRVVSRGPYAAGLDERWVAQALGLPLAGELPLDAGLSAAQNSGMPPGGSARGPLARFCAAFWERALAPEGAGGRAAGGAS; encoded by the coding sequence GTGACCGAGGATGTGGAACTGCTCGACGATCTGCTGCGGCTGTGTGCGGCCGCTGGAGCGGAACCGGAAGTTCATCACTCGCTGCCCGAGAACAGAGGCAGTTGGGAGCAGGCTCCGATGGTTCTCGTGGGCGACGATGCCGCCCAGCGATGCCGAGGGGCGGTGCGCAGGCGGGGTGTGATGCTCGTCGGCCGGGATCAGGATGCCCCGGACGTCTGGCGCCGCGCCGTGGAGATCGGGGCCGAATATGTGCTGAGGCTGCCCGATTCGGAGGGCTGGCTCGTCGACCAGATCGCCAATGCGGCGGAAGGCGTGGGCCGGCCGGCGCTCACCGTGGGAGTGATCGGCGGACGGGGCGGCTCCGGTGCGTCCACACTGGCCTGCGCCCTCGCGGTGACCGCGGCGAGGGCCGGGCGGCGGACCATGCTGATCGACGGTGACCCGCTCGGCGGCGGCATCGACGTGCTGCTCGGTGGCGAACGGGCCGAGGGGATGCGGTGGCCGGATTTCGCCCACTCCAAGGGGCGGGTCGGCGGGGGAGCGCTGGAGGAATCGCTGCCGGCGCTGCATGGGCTGCGGGTGCTCAGCTGGGGCCGCGACGACTGGGTGGCCATCCCGCCGCAGGCCATACGGGCCGTGCTGGCTGCCGCACGCCGGCTCGGCGGGGTGGTGGTCGTCGATCTGCCGCGCCGGGTCGACGAGTCGGTGGCCGAGGCGCTCGCGCAGCTGGACCTCGGGCTGTTGGTGGTCCCGGGGGAGCTTCGCGCGGTGGCGGCGGCGAAGCGTGTGGCGTCCATGGCCGGGATGGTCCTGGACGACCTGCGGGTGGTGTCTCGCGGGCCGTACGCGGCGGGCCTCGACGAGCGGTGGGTGGCGCAGGCGCTGGGGCTGCCACTCGCCGGTGAACTTCCGCTCGACGCAGGGCTGTCGGCCGCTCAGAACAGCGGTATGCCGCCAGGCGGCAGCGCGCGCGGTCCGCTGGCCAGGTTCTGCGCGGCGTTCTGGGAGCGGGCGCTCGCTCCGGAGGGCGCGGGGGGACGCGCCGCCGGAGGTGCGTCATGA
- a CDS encoding TadA family conjugal transfer-associated ATPase codes for MTETLLDAVRQRLAQNGTAPTPAGVAAALRAQGRLLGDAEVLGAADELRGELVGAGVLEPLLADPAVTDVLVSAPDRVWVDRGGGLELTGVTFTDAAAVRRLAQRLAAVAGRRLDDARPWVDARLPNGTRMHAVLPPVSVGSTCLSLRVVRPRAFSLTELVAAGTVPPGGDRVLRALVEARVSYLISGGTGAGKTTLLSSLLGAVGERERIVLAEDSAELRPDHPHVVRLESRPANQEGAGRVTLRDLVRQALRMRPDRLVVGEVRGAEVTELLAALNTGHEGGCGTVHANAAEHVPARLEALGTAAGLDRTALHSQLAAALSVVVHLVRDRAGQRRIADVQVLERDATGLVVTVPALRWGADGFGRERGWERLRSLIGGAL; via the coding sequence ATGACGGAGACGTTGCTCGATGCCGTACGACAGCGGCTGGCCCAGAACGGCACGGCACCGACGCCGGCCGGGGTCGCGGCCGCGCTGCGGGCCCAGGGGCGGCTGCTCGGGGACGCCGAAGTGCTTGGTGCGGCCGATGAGTTGCGCGGCGAGCTGGTCGGGGCCGGGGTGCTTGAACCGCTGCTGGCCGATCCGGCGGTGACGGACGTGCTGGTCTCCGCGCCGGACCGGGTGTGGGTGGACCGGGGCGGCGGGCTCGAACTCACCGGGGTGACCTTCACGGATGCCGCCGCGGTGCGCAGGCTGGCGCAGCGGCTGGCCGCCGTGGCGGGGCGACGGCTGGACGACGCCCGCCCCTGGGTGGACGCGAGGCTTCCGAACGGCACCCGTATGCATGCCGTGCTGCCGCCGGTGTCCGTCGGCTCGACGTGCCTGTCGCTGCGGGTGGTGAGGCCCAGGGCCTTCTCGCTGACGGAGCTGGTCGCGGCCGGGACGGTGCCGCCGGGCGGTGACCGGGTGCTGCGGGCCCTGGTGGAGGCCCGGGTCTCGTATCTGATCAGTGGAGGGACGGGGGCCGGGAAGACAACTCTTCTGTCGAGTCTGCTGGGTGCGGTCGGGGAGCGGGAGCGAATCGTGCTCGCGGAGGACTCGGCGGAGCTGCGGCCGGACCATCCCCATGTGGTGCGCCTGGAGTCGCGCCCCGCCAACCAGGAGGGGGCGGGCCGGGTGACGCTCCGGGACCTGGTGCGGCAGGCGCTGCGGATGCGGCCCGACCGGCTGGTGGTCGGGGAGGTGCGCGGTGCCGAGGTCACCGAACTCCTGGCCGCTCTGAACACCGGCCACGAAGGCGGCTGCGGGACGGTTCACGCCAATGCGGCCGAGCACGTACCAGCCCGTCTGGAGGCACTGGGGACGGCGGCGGGACTGGACCGGACGGCGCTGCACAGCCAGTTGGCGGCCGCGCTGTCGGTGGTGGTCCATCTCGTGCGGGACCGGGCCGGACAGCGGCGGATCGCCGACGTGCAGGTTCTGGAGCGGGACGCGACGGGGCTCGTGGTGACCGTGCCCGCGCTGCGCTGGGGTGCCGATGGATTCGGGCGGGAGCGGGGCTGGGAGCGGCTGCGGTCGCTGATCGGGGGTGCGCTGTGA
- a CDS encoding type II secretion system F family protein, whose amino-acid sequence MSAGVSCAVVLCVGAAAWLMAAQDHGRRRARVLFADGAVRSPLRVCWERTGARVREWSGERREWLCLPVALLVTVLGESVLPLLAGAVAVPLVRRWLRRRARGNERERRAAGVVALCGAVVGELRAGHEPGQALLVAVRGTGVMGAAEAGVSAAARFGGDVPGALGQAAREPGLDGLAGVAACWRVAADGGAGLAAGLDRLEGALRAELRRREELRAQLAGAWSTVAVLALLPVLGLGLGAALGADPLRVLLHTPAGLVCLATGGVLEAAGLCWAGRIVRAGEAV is encoded by the coding sequence ATGTCGGCGGGCGTGAGCTGTGCGGTCGTCCTGTGCGTCGGGGCGGCGGCCTGGCTGATGGCGGCGCAGGACCACGGGCGGCGGAGGGCCCGGGTGCTCTTCGCCGACGGGGCGGTTCGGTCGCCGCTGCGTGTGTGCTGGGAGCGGACCGGGGCGCGGGTACGGGAGTGGTCGGGGGAGCGGCGGGAGTGGCTCTGCCTTCCGGTGGCGTTGCTCGTCACCGTGCTGGGGGAGTCGGTGTTGCCGCTGCTGGCCGGTGCGGTGGCGGTGCCGCTGGTACGGCGGTGGCTGCGGAGGCGGGCCCGGGGCAACGAGCGGGAACGCCGGGCGGCCGGGGTGGTGGCGCTGTGCGGCGCGGTCGTGGGGGAGCTGCGGGCCGGACACGAACCGGGTCAGGCGTTGCTCGTCGCCGTCCGCGGCACCGGGGTGATGGGGGCGGCGGAGGCCGGTGTGTCTGCCGCGGCGCGATTCGGTGGTGATGTGCCGGGGGCGCTCGGGCAGGCGGCACGTGAGCCGGGTCTGGACGGTCTCGCCGGGGTGGCGGCCTGCTGGCGGGTGGCGGCCGACGGTGGGGCCGGGCTCGCGGCGGGGCTGGACCGCCTGGAGGGCGCGTTGCGGGCCGAGCTGCGCAGACGGGAGGAATTACGGGCCCAACTGGCGGGTGCCTGGTCGACGGTGGCCGTGCTGGCACTGCTTCCGGTGCTGGGTCTGGGTCTGGGGGCGGCGCTCGGGGCCGATCCGTTGAGGGTGCTGTTGCACACTCCGGCCGGGCTCGTCTGTCTGGCGACGGGCGGAGTGCTTGAGGCGGCCGGGCTCTGCTGGGCCGGCCGGATCGTACGGGCGGGGGAGGCGGTATGA